Proteins from a genomic interval of Heteronotia binoei isolate CCM8104 ecotype False Entrance Well chromosome 5, APGP_CSIRO_Hbin_v1, whole genome shotgun sequence:
- the CAMSAP3 gene encoding calmodulin-regulated spectrin-associated protein 3 isoform X4 → MVAAAPAAAAAMRKSFLVPEIKPLDQYDFSRARSAASLAWVLAKGYGGAEHVPVELHEPFYTDQYEQEHMKPPLIRLLLSSDIYCRAWHQALPPGPDGASAPKDNAALLQLLTHHGLVPTFQDKPIKEADLHHKPIRLGVHLALIDSLMTAFAMEATNSLNIIPGPDPTASSWDQKLLHWIDVVIHKMQQSTEQESSQRSAPGTDGQTQASMSGPKCPTRWYWKLVPIRYRKDKALPKQTPCFPAITGMKDLANGGAIAATIHYYCPQLLRLEDVCLKETMSVADSLYNLQLIQGFSSDYLGGCCFLSLEDLLYMPPALRVNIGVFLAELFLCFEVLKPEFVCPKELSSLQDSPRMNDSLVSNSGNNNSSSPVFKFHHPLLPGGQSQSPLRGSLGSLHHSTSMSHVEGFGKSWSKKQLSHPLSQAVSFSIPFGLDSDVDIVMGNPVGIFRSVSSDSLAPGLYSSLPRSPRPRPADMAEASNGLVTPSLHGARHKDQEGPAVENGLSDGYSDLPTIEEALQIIHSSERLLPEGAPDGFYLHSPEPPKASVPGKVPTSAVYRCHNGPPSGAEPAQDGSLDSDAEEPSRPAGGPDDSTSCMSSLSSQPDSTASSTSGVRMTSFAERKKKLAATDSKSSGISSEGSEAGPVPAEESPAQSPALSSEMSQLGARLEEKRRAIEAQKKRIEAIFARHRQRLGKSAFLQLQKGPESQLEDGRLGLEERLAQLETEEEAGGPRARLDNKQVTFSPDITKGVLDENLGDYNRAVAKLNTALSSLQLDMQRLSEQQQRLMQEKKPSAQAWVIPAPRTSRDGTPPRSSLELSSPSPSPSRKSRSPQPTPKKSPAPALPKSPKHTRPAELKLPPLTRVLTPPQNVDNLPHLRKFSPSQVPVQTRSSIHFAEDEEPPVPEMEAQGNLRPVASVPPQGGGNGRVSGDGTSDVSSPSDRHSSLIEIPLSSLKGEDEDVDGDDSLEESITEALDTEPCAGLGFFFKDEEKAEEEMAQKRASLLERQQRRSEEARRRKQWQEAEKEQKKEEARLQTEERSRQEEEVGPRRGDFTRQEYLRRQQLKLMEDLDKVLRQKPTTVRALKKGRPKTVFCDDSALARSPVKGLLGSKLSKVYSQSTLSLSTVANDPANTLSIKRSSRAASPSGPMSPSRFLPNQNRERDWENASTASSPASIPEYTGPKLYKEPSAKSNKYIIHNALSHCCLAGKVNEPQKNRILEEVEKSKANHFLILFRDSSCQFRALYTLSGETEELTRLAGYGPRTITMPMIEGIYKYSSDRKRFTQIPSKTMSMSVDAFTIQGHLWQTKKPGTPKKPGTPK, encoded by the exons AGCATGTTCCTGTTGAGCTACACGAGCCCTTCTATACAGACCAATATGAACAGGAGCACATGAAGCCTCCTCTTATCCGCCTGCTGCTCTCGTCTGACATCTACTGCCGTGCCTGGCATCAGGCCTTGCCCCCAGGCCCTGATGGTGCCTCAGCCCCCAAGGATAATGCTGCCTTGCTACAACTTCTGACCCATCATGGCTTGGTGCCCACCTTCCAAGACAAGCCTATCAAGGAAGCTGATTTGCACCACAAGCCAATCAGGCTG gGTGTGCACCTGGCTTTGATCGACTCATTAATGACAGCATTTGCCATGGAAGCCACCAACTCTTTAAATATTATACCGGGCCCTGATCCAACTGCCAGCTCCTGGGACCAGAAGCTGCTTCACTGGATAGACGTG GTCATCCACAAGATGCAGCAAAGCACTGAGCAGGAGAGCTCGCAACGGTCTGCTCCTGGTACAGATGGCCAGACCCAGGCCTCCATGAGTGGtccaaag TGTCCCACAAGGTGGTACTGGAAACTGGTTCCT ATTCGCTATCGGAAGGATAAGGCACTGCCCAAGCAGACTCCGTGCTTCCCTGCCATCACAGGCATGAAGGATCTGGCCAATGGGGGTGCCATCGCTGCCACCATCCACTATTACTGCCCCCAGCTTCTTCGCCTAGAGG ATGTGTGCCTGAAGGAGACCATGTCGGTAGCAGACAGCCTGTATAACTTGCAGCTGATCCAGGGCTTCTCTTCAGACTACCTGGGCGGCTGCTGCTTCCTCTCACTGGAGGATCTGCTGTACATGCCGCCTGCACTTAGG GTGAACATTGGGGTATTTCTGGCAGAGCTGTTCCTATGCTTTGAGGTGCTTAAACCAGAATTTGTGTGTCCCAAGGAGCTGTCCAGTCTCCAAG ATTCCCCTAGAATGAATGACTCTTTGGTATCCAACAGCGGAAACAACAACAG CAGTTCCCCAGTGTTCAAATTCCACCATCCACTGCTGCCTGGAGGTCAGTCCCAGTCCCCCCTCCGTGGCTCTTTAG GTTCCCTGCACCACTCCACATCCATGTCCCATGTAGAAGGTTTTGGTAAATCATGGAGCAAGAAGCAGCTCAG CCACCCATTGTCCCAAGCAGTCTCCTTCAGCATCCCCTTTGGTCTGGACAGCGATGTGGACATTGTGATGGGCAATCCAGTGGGCATCTTCCGCTCTGTTAGTTCTGATAGCCTGGCACCTGGTCTCTATTCCTCTTTGCCCCGCTCCCCCCGCCCACGACCTGCTGATATGGCTGAGGCATCCAACGGGCTagtgacaccatcacttcacGGAGCGAGGCACAAGGATCAAGAAGGCCCGGCTGTAGAAAACGGGCTGAGTGATGGCTACTCTGACCTGCCCACCATTGAGGAAGCATTGCAGATCATTCACAGCAGTGAGCGGCTGCTTCCAGAGGGGGCTCCTGATGGCTTCTACCTGCATTCTCCAGAACCACCCAAAGCTTCCGTCCCAGGAAAGGTACCCACGTCTGCAGTTTACCGTTGCCACAATGGGCCTCCCAGCGGTGCAGAGCCAGCCCAGGACGGCAGCCTGGACTCTGATGCTGAGGAGCCATCCCGGCCAGCAGGTGGCCCAGATGATTCCACATCATGCATGAGCTCACTGAGTTCACAGCCTGACAGTACGGCTTCATCCACCTCTGGGGTACGCATGACCAGTTTTGCAGAGCGCAAGAAGAAGTTGGCAGCTACTGACAGCAAATCCAGTGGCATCAGCTCTGAAGGCTCAGAGGCTGGCCCTGTGCCAGCAGAGGAAAGCCCTGCTCAGAGTCCTGCCCTCAGTTCAGAGATGAGCCAATTGGGTGCTAGGCTAGAGGAGAAGCGGCGTGCCATTGAGGCCCAGAAGAAACGCATAGAGGCCATCTTTGCCCGGCACCGCCAGCGCTTGGGCAAGAGTGCCTTCCTGCAGCTACAGAAAGGGCCAGAATCTCAGTTGGAGGATGGTCGACTTGGTCTGGAGGAACGGCTTGCCCAACTGGAGACTGAGGAAGAGGCTGGAGGTCCCCGTGCTCGTCTTGATAACAAGCAGGTGACCTTCTCTCCAGATATTACCAAGGGAGTGCTTGATGAAAACCTGGGTGACTACAATCGGGCAGTGGCTAAGCTGAACACAGCTCTGAGTTCACTGCAGTTGGACATGCAGCGCCTCAGTGAACAGCAGCAGCGTCTCATGCAGGAGAAGAAGCCCAGTGCACAAGCCTGGGTGATCCCTGCTCCAAGGACTAGCCGTGATGGGACTCCTCCACGCTCTTCGCTGGAGCTGTCCTCACCTTCGCCATCTCCTTCTCGCAAGTCTCGATCACCTCAGCCCACCCCCAAGAAGTCTCCTGCTCCAGCTCttccaaagagccccaagcacacACGGCCTGCTGAGCTGAAGCTGCCACCCCTAACACGTGTTCTGACACCTCCTCAGAATGTTGACAACCTTCCACACCTTCGCAAATTCTCACCAAGCCAGGTGCCTGTGCAGACCCGTTCCTCCATCCATTTTGCTGAAGATGAGGAGCCACCGGTGCCAGAAATGGAAGCCCAGGGTAATTTGAGACCTGTGGCTTCTGTCCCTCCACAAGGGGGGGGCAATGGCCGTGTCTCGGGGGATGGCACCAGTGATGTTTCCTCACCCAGTGACCGGCACAGTAGCTTGATTGAAATTCCTCTGTCTAGCCTGAAGGGGGAGGATGAAGATGTGGATGGTGATGATTCTCTGGAGGAATCTATCACTGAGGCACTGGATACGGAGCCCTGCGCTGGCCTGGGCTTCTTTTTCAAG GATGAGGAGAAGGCTGAAGAAGAGATGGCACAGAAACGTGCCAGCCTCCTGGAAAGGCAGCAGAGGCGCAGTGAGGAGGCACGGCGCAGGAAGCAGTGGCAGGAGGCAGAGAAGGAGCAGAAGAAAGAGGAGGCCag GCTGCAGACGGAGGAGCGAAGCCGGCAAGAGGAGGAAGTGGGTCCAAGGCGTGGGGACTTCACACGCCAGGAGTACCTGAGGCGTCAGCAGCTCAAGCTGATGGAGGATCTGGACAAGGTGCTGCGGCAGAAGCCCACCACAGTGCGTGCCCTGAAGAAAGGGCGGCCCAAGACAGTCTTCTGTGATGACTCTGCCCTTGCCCGCAGCCCTGTTAAAGGGCTCCTAG GCTCCAAGCTGAGCAAGGTGTACTCCCAgtcaacactctctctctctacggtGGCCAATGACCCTGCCAATACACTTTCCATTAAGAGATCTTCTCG AGCTGCATCTCCTTCTGGTCCAATGTCCCCCAGCCGGTTTTTGCCAAACCAGAACCGGGAGCGTGACTGGGAGAATGCATCGACGGCTTCATCGCCTGCTTCCATACCAGAGTACACTG GGCCCAAGCTGTACAAGGAGCCCAGTGCCAAGTCCAATAAGTACATCATCCACAATGCACTATCACACTGTTGCCTTGCTGGCAAAGTCAACGAGCCCCAGAAAAACCGCATCCTGGAG gAAGTTGAGAAGAGCAAAGCCAAccatttccttatcctcttcCGGGATTCAAGTTGCCAGTTCCGGGCACTTTACACCCTTTCAGGAGAGACCGAAGAGCTGACGCGCCTGGCTGGCTATGGGCCCCGCACCATCACCATGCCAATGATTGAGGGCATCTACAAGTATAGCTCTGATCGCAAACGCTTCACTCAGATACCCAGCAAGACCATGTCCATGAGTGTTGATGCCTTCACCATTCAGGGGCACCTCTGGCAGACCAAGAAGCCTGGCACACCCAAGAAACCAGGCACACCAAAATAA
- the CAMSAP3 gene encoding calmodulin-regulated spectrin-associated protein 3 isoform X3 — protein sequence MVAAAPAAAAAMRKSFLVPEIKPLDQYDFSRARSAASLAWVLAKGYGGAEHVPVELHEPFYTDQYEQEHMKPPLIRLLLSSDIYCRAWHQALPPGPDGASAPKDNAALLQLLTHHGLVPTFQDKPIKEADLHHKPIRLGVHLALIDSLMTAFAMEATNSLNIIPGPDPTASSWDQKLLHWIDVVIHKMQQSTEQESSQRSAPGTDGQTQASMSGPKHAIAFCLKESGNKPPVIRYRKDKALPKQTPCFPAITGMKDLANGGAIAATIHYYCPQLLRLEDVCLKETMSVADSLYNLQLIQGFSSDYLGGCCFLSLEDLLYMPPALRVNIGVFLAELFLCFEVLKPEFVCPKELSSLQDSPRMNDSLVSNSGNNNSSSPVFKFHHPLLPGGQSQSPLRGSLGSLHHSTSMSHVEGFGKSWSKKQLSHPLSQAVSFSIPFGLDSDVDIVMGNPVGIFRSVSSDSLAPGLYSSLPRSPRPRPADMAEASNGLVTPSLHGARHKDQEGPAVENGLSDGYSDLPTIEEALQIIHSSERLLPEGAPDGFYLHSPEPPKASVPGKVPTSAVYRCHNGPPSGAEPAQDGSLDSDAEEPSRPAGGPDDSTSCMSSLSSQPDSTASSTSGVRMTSFAERKKKLAATDSKSSGISSEGSEAGPVPAEESPAQSPALSSEMSQLGARLEEKRRAIEAQKKRIEAIFARHRQRLGKSAFLQLQKGPESQLEDGRLGLEERLAQLETEEEAGGPRARLDNKQVTFSPDITKGVLDENLGDYNRAVAKLNTALSSLQLDMQRLSEQQQRLMQEKKPSAQAWVIPAPRTSRDGTPPRSSLELSSPSPSPSRKSRSPQPTPKKSPAPALPKSPKHTRPAELKLPPLTRVLTPPQNVDNLPHLRKFSPSQVPVQTRSSIHFAEDEEPPVPEMEAQGNLRPVASVPPQGGGNGRVSGDGTSDVSSPSDRHSSLIEIPLSSLKGEDEDVDGDDSLEESITEALDTEPCAGLGFFFKDEEKAEEEMAQKRASLLERQQRRSEEARRRKQWQEAEKEQKKEEARLQTEERSRQEEEVGPRRGDFTRQEYLRRQQLKLMEDLDKVLRQKPTTVRALKKGRPKTVFCDDSALARSPVKGLLGSKLSKVYSQSTLSLSTVANDPANTLSIKRSSRAASPSGPMSPSRFLPNQNRERDWENASTASSPASIPEYTGPKLYKEPSAKSNKYIIHNALSHCCLAGKVNEPQKNRILEEVEKSKANHFLILFRDSSCQFRALYTLSGETEELTRLAGYGPRTITMPMIEGIYKYSSDRKRFTQIPSKTMSMSVDAFTIQGHLWQTKKPGTPKKPGTPK from the exons AGCATGTTCCTGTTGAGCTACACGAGCCCTTCTATACAGACCAATATGAACAGGAGCACATGAAGCCTCCTCTTATCCGCCTGCTGCTCTCGTCTGACATCTACTGCCGTGCCTGGCATCAGGCCTTGCCCCCAGGCCCTGATGGTGCCTCAGCCCCCAAGGATAATGCTGCCTTGCTACAACTTCTGACCCATCATGGCTTGGTGCCCACCTTCCAAGACAAGCCTATCAAGGAAGCTGATTTGCACCACAAGCCAATCAGGCTG gGTGTGCACCTGGCTTTGATCGACTCATTAATGACAGCATTTGCCATGGAAGCCACCAACTCTTTAAATATTATACCGGGCCCTGATCCAACTGCCAGCTCCTGGGACCAGAAGCTGCTTCACTGGATAGACGTG GTCATCCACAAGATGCAGCAAAGCACTGAGCAGGAGAGCTCGCAACGGTCTGCTCCTGGTACAGATGGCCAGACCCAGGCCTCCATGAGTGGtccaaag CATGCCATCGCTTTTTGTTTGAAGGAGTCGGGGAATAAGCCTCCTGTG ATTCGCTATCGGAAGGATAAGGCACTGCCCAAGCAGACTCCGTGCTTCCCTGCCATCACAGGCATGAAGGATCTGGCCAATGGGGGTGCCATCGCTGCCACCATCCACTATTACTGCCCCCAGCTTCTTCGCCTAGAGG ATGTGTGCCTGAAGGAGACCATGTCGGTAGCAGACAGCCTGTATAACTTGCAGCTGATCCAGGGCTTCTCTTCAGACTACCTGGGCGGCTGCTGCTTCCTCTCACTGGAGGATCTGCTGTACATGCCGCCTGCACTTAGG GTGAACATTGGGGTATTTCTGGCAGAGCTGTTCCTATGCTTTGAGGTGCTTAAACCAGAATTTGTGTGTCCCAAGGAGCTGTCCAGTCTCCAAG ATTCCCCTAGAATGAATGACTCTTTGGTATCCAACAGCGGAAACAACAACAG CAGTTCCCCAGTGTTCAAATTCCACCATCCACTGCTGCCTGGAGGTCAGTCCCAGTCCCCCCTCCGTGGCTCTTTAG GTTCCCTGCACCACTCCACATCCATGTCCCATGTAGAAGGTTTTGGTAAATCATGGAGCAAGAAGCAGCTCAG CCACCCATTGTCCCAAGCAGTCTCCTTCAGCATCCCCTTTGGTCTGGACAGCGATGTGGACATTGTGATGGGCAATCCAGTGGGCATCTTCCGCTCTGTTAGTTCTGATAGCCTGGCACCTGGTCTCTATTCCTCTTTGCCCCGCTCCCCCCGCCCACGACCTGCTGATATGGCTGAGGCATCCAACGGGCTagtgacaccatcacttcacGGAGCGAGGCACAAGGATCAAGAAGGCCCGGCTGTAGAAAACGGGCTGAGTGATGGCTACTCTGACCTGCCCACCATTGAGGAAGCATTGCAGATCATTCACAGCAGTGAGCGGCTGCTTCCAGAGGGGGCTCCTGATGGCTTCTACCTGCATTCTCCAGAACCACCCAAAGCTTCCGTCCCAGGAAAGGTACCCACGTCTGCAGTTTACCGTTGCCACAATGGGCCTCCCAGCGGTGCAGAGCCAGCCCAGGACGGCAGCCTGGACTCTGATGCTGAGGAGCCATCCCGGCCAGCAGGTGGCCCAGATGATTCCACATCATGCATGAGCTCACTGAGTTCACAGCCTGACAGTACGGCTTCATCCACCTCTGGGGTACGCATGACCAGTTTTGCAGAGCGCAAGAAGAAGTTGGCAGCTACTGACAGCAAATCCAGTGGCATCAGCTCTGAAGGCTCAGAGGCTGGCCCTGTGCCAGCAGAGGAAAGCCCTGCTCAGAGTCCTGCCCTCAGTTCAGAGATGAGCCAATTGGGTGCTAGGCTAGAGGAGAAGCGGCGTGCCATTGAGGCCCAGAAGAAACGCATAGAGGCCATCTTTGCCCGGCACCGCCAGCGCTTGGGCAAGAGTGCCTTCCTGCAGCTACAGAAAGGGCCAGAATCTCAGTTGGAGGATGGTCGACTTGGTCTGGAGGAACGGCTTGCCCAACTGGAGACTGAGGAAGAGGCTGGAGGTCCCCGTGCTCGTCTTGATAACAAGCAGGTGACCTTCTCTCCAGATATTACCAAGGGAGTGCTTGATGAAAACCTGGGTGACTACAATCGGGCAGTGGCTAAGCTGAACACAGCTCTGAGTTCACTGCAGTTGGACATGCAGCGCCTCAGTGAACAGCAGCAGCGTCTCATGCAGGAGAAGAAGCCCAGTGCACAAGCCTGGGTGATCCCTGCTCCAAGGACTAGCCGTGATGGGACTCCTCCACGCTCTTCGCTGGAGCTGTCCTCACCTTCGCCATCTCCTTCTCGCAAGTCTCGATCACCTCAGCCCACCCCCAAGAAGTCTCCTGCTCCAGCTCttccaaagagccccaagcacacACGGCCTGCTGAGCTGAAGCTGCCACCCCTAACACGTGTTCTGACACCTCCTCAGAATGTTGACAACCTTCCACACCTTCGCAAATTCTCACCAAGCCAGGTGCCTGTGCAGACCCGTTCCTCCATCCATTTTGCTGAAGATGAGGAGCCACCGGTGCCAGAAATGGAAGCCCAGGGTAATTTGAGACCTGTGGCTTCTGTCCCTCCACAAGGGGGGGGCAATGGCCGTGTCTCGGGGGATGGCACCAGTGATGTTTCCTCACCCAGTGACCGGCACAGTAGCTTGATTGAAATTCCTCTGTCTAGCCTGAAGGGGGAGGATGAAGATGTGGATGGTGATGATTCTCTGGAGGAATCTATCACTGAGGCACTGGATACGGAGCCCTGCGCTGGCCTGGGCTTCTTTTTCAAG GATGAGGAGAAGGCTGAAGAAGAGATGGCACAGAAACGTGCCAGCCTCCTGGAAAGGCAGCAGAGGCGCAGTGAGGAGGCACGGCGCAGGAAGCAGTGGCAGGAGGCAGAGAAGGAGCAGAAGAAAGAGGAGGCCag GCTGCAGACGGAGGAGCGAAGCCGGCAAGAGGAGGAAGTGGGTCCAAGGCGTGGGGACTTCACACGCCAGGAGTACCTGAGGCGTCAGCAGCTCAAGCTGATGGAGGATCTGGACAAGGTGCTGCGGCAGAAGCCCACCACAGTGCGTGCCCTGAAGAAAGGGCGGCCCAAGACAGTCTTCTGTGATGACTCTGCCCTTGCCCGCAGCCCTGTTAAAGGGCTCCTAG GCTCCAAGCTGAGCAAGGTGTACTCCCAgtcaacactctctctctctacggtGGCCAATGACCCTGCCAATACACTTTCCATTAAGAGATCTTCTCG AGCTGCATCTCCTTCTGGTCCAATGTCCCCCAGCCGGTTTTTGCCAAACCAGAACCGGGAGCGTGACTGGGAGAATGCATCGACGGCTTCATCGCCTGCTTCCATACCAGAGTACACTG GGCCCAAGCTGTACAAGGAGCCCAGTGCCAAGTCCAATAAGTACATCATCCACAATGCACTATCACACTGTTGCCTTGCTGGCAAAGTCAACGAGCCCCAGAAAAACCGCATCCTGGAG gAAGTTGAGAAGAGCAAAGCCAAccatttccttatcctcttcCGGGATTCAAGTTGCCAGTTCCGGGCACTTTACACCCTTTCAGGAGAGACCGAAGAGCTGACGCGCCTGGCTGGCTATGGGCCCCGCACCATCACCATGCCAATGATTGAGGGCATCTACAAGTATAGCTCTGATCGCAAACGCTTCACTCAGATACCCAGCAAGACCATGTCCATGAGTGTTGATGCCTTCACCATTCAGGGGCACCTCTGGCAGACCAAGAAGCCTGGCACACCCAAGAAACCAGGCACACCAAAATAA